In Anomaloglossus baeobatrachus isolate aAnoBae1 chromosome 3, aAnoBae1.hap1, whole genome shotgun sequence, one genomic interval encodes:
- the LOC142295825 gene encoding uncharacterized protein LOC142295825 — MAAPTRESWSGHNGPKVEVSSKTSKKTYQWTPCRALQLNSGGQLGQEQRKKPLSSKTSPCRALQFNRGGQLGQEQRKKPLSSKTSPCRALRFNSRGQLGQEQGKKPLSSKTSPCRALQLKSRGQLGQEQRKKPLSSKTSPCRALQFNSGGQLGQEQRKKPLPSKTSPCGALQVNSGGQQGQEQRKKPLSSKTSPCWALQVNSGGQQGQEQRKKPLSSKTSPCGALQVNSGGQQGQEQRKKPLSSKTSPCWALQVNSGGQQGQEQRKKPLSSKTSPCGALRVNSGGQQGQEQRKKPLSSKTSPCGALTIQPRTHSSAGSACDPTTTATGGSTCTKCTFAEEKAW, encoded by the exons ATGGCGGCGCCGACCAGAGAATCGTG GTCAGGCCATAATGGTCCGAAGGTTGAGGTCTCAAGTAAGACATCGAAGAAGACCTACCAGTGGAC cccctgccgggccctccagctcaacagcggagGGCAGCTGGGGCAGGAGCAGAGGAAGAAGCCCCTCTCCTCGAAGACAagcccctgccgggccctccagTTCAACAGAGGAGGGCAGCTGGGGCAGGAGCAGAGGAAGAAGCCCCTCTCCTCGAAGACAAGCCCCTGCCGGGCCCTCCGGTTCAACAGCCGAGGGCAGCTGGGGCAGGAGCAGGGGAAGAAGCCCCTCTCCTCGAAGACAagcccctgccgggccctccagctcaaGAGCAGAGGGCAGCTGGGGCAGGAGCAGAGGAAGAAGCCCCTCTCCTCGAAGACAagcccctgccgggccctccagttcaacagcggagggcagctggggcaggagcagagaaagaagCCGCTCCCCTCAAAGACAAGCCCCTGCGGGGCCCTCCAGGTCAATAGCGGAGGGCAGCAGGGGCAGGAGCAGAGGAAGAAGCCCCTCTCCTCGAAGACCAGCCCCTGTTGGGCCCTCCAGGTCAATAGCGGAGGGCAGCAGGGGCAGGAGCAGAGGAAGAAGCCCCTCTCCTCGAAGACAAGCCCCTGCGGGGCCCTCCAGGTCAATAGCGGAGGGCAGCAGGGGCAGGAGCAGAGGAAGAAGCCCCTCTCCTCGAAGACCAGCCCCTGTTGGGCCCTCCAGGTCAATAGCGGAGGGCAGCAGGGGCAGGAGCAGAGGAAGAAGCCCCTCTCCTCGAAGACAAGCCCCTGCGGGGCCCTCCGGGTCAATAGCGGAGGGCAGCAGGGGCAGGAGCAGAGGAAGAAGCCCCTCTCCTCGAAGACAAGCCCCTGCGGGGCCCTCACCATCCAGCCACGCACCCATTCAAGCGCAGGCAGTGCCTGTGATCCCACCACCACTGCCacaggtggatccacctgcacaAAATGTACCTTTGCCGAGGAGAAGGCGTGGTAG